The genomic interval TCGGCGGCGATACCTGTCCCGGCCAGCCTTGCCCGGGTCAGCTCCCGCTCCATCAGCTTACGAATCCGCTCTACCTGGAGTTCCATCCCCTGCCTCACTTCGGGATAGCCGACCAGCTCCTCTCTCTCCAGCTGACGTATCAACAGATTAAGCGGTCCCTTGAGGGCATGGGCCAGATTTCCCAGGCCGTTGCGCGACTGCTCCAGACGCCCTTGCTGTATCTGCAGTAGCCGATTGAACTCCTGCACCAGCGGCTTTACCTCACTGGGAATATCTTCGGTAAGTGCGGTGATCTCCCCCTTCACCAGCCGCCGAATACCCTCCCTCACCGGATCGAGCCGCCTCATCGAACCACGAACAATTTGAGACTGGATCAGGATAATCAACACCGCCGCCAGCAGAGAGAGCGAGGCGAACACCCACTGAAAGCGCACCAGACCCTGGTTTAAAGGCGTCATATCTTCAGCCAGCGCCAGGGTGAACAACTTACCCTGCTTGCGATAACCGGCGACGTGCAACAGCAGATCCTGACGGTCAGGCCCCACCATGCGCCAGTGATCTGAAGTGCCGGGAGTAAACAGTGGAAACTCCAGGCGCTGATCCCACAACGAGCGCGAGGTGAGCAAGGTGCCATCTACAAACACCACCTGATAGTAGTGACCTGAGAGAGGTTGGCGGTAAATTTTACCCAATCCACCACTATTGGAGAGCGCGGGCGCTCCGGCAGCCGTCAGATCCAGAGTGGCAAGCAGAGTCTCAGCATCGTGCTGAAGTCGTGAGGCGACAAAGCCTTCGGTGAGATTGCGCAGTGCCAGACTGCCGCCCCACCAGAGCAGGACCAGGAGCAGCAGTAGCCCCAACGCCAACCCCACCTGAAGCTGTTTGCCAAGAGAGTTCACTTGGCTACGCCGACAAACAGGTAGCCTTGTCCACGCCGGGTCTCGATGCGCTCCTTGCCGATACGCTCCCGCAAGCGCCGCACGTAGACCTCAATCAGGTTGCTGTCACGGTCGAAGTCCTGATCGTAGACATGCTCAGTCAGTCGGCTTTTGGAGAGAATGCGCCCGGGATGGAGCATAAAGTAACGCAGCAGGCGGAACTCGGTGGCGGTAAGGTCCACAGCCTGGTCATCAACAAGGATCACCTGCTGTAACTCCTCGTTGAGACGCAGGCCACCGGACTCCAGCTCGGCCGCCGCCCGGCCGGTGCTGCGCCGAATCAGTGCCTGCAGCCGCACCAGCAGCTCTTCTACATGAAACGGCTTACCCAGGTAGTCATCGGCCCCGGCCTTGAATCCATCCACCCGCTGATGCCAGGCGTCACGGGCAGTCAGTACCAGTACCGGCATAACCAATCCCTTGTTGCGCCAGTTCTGCAGCACTTCCAGACCAGGGCGCTGGGGCAGCCCAAGGTCGAGCACCACCGCATCATAGGGGGTCACCTCACCGAGATATTCAGCATCGATACCGTTGTCCGCCAGATCGACGGCAAAACCGGCACGACGCAGTGCCTGCTCCAATGCGGCAGCCTGTTCGGCGTCATCTTCTACCAACAGCAGGCGCATCTCACTCTTCCTGTTTACGCTTCAACAGCCGACCATCCGTCGCATCCAGCTCCAGCTCCCACACCCGCCCTCCGCTATCCAGCAGCTCGATCTCGTAGACGATATTTTCATCCTCCTGCTCAAGCTCCACCTCCAGTATTCGTGCTCCCGGAAATTGGGGCTTCAGCTGTTCAAGAATATGTTCCAGAGAGAGCACCTTTCCAGACATCAACAGCTCACGGGCAATACGGTGATCCTCGTCTGCAAACAAGCCGCCGGCGGCGAGAAACAGCAGTAAAATTGCCAGAACTCTTTTCATCAATCTCCCTCCTTAGCGAACCCGGGAATACGCACATCGTGGCCATTAAACGAGCCTGTTTCAGGCGCCTTGTGACACTGCTCACAGCGGCTGAAACTACCCACTTCAGAATTACCCGTCACCCTATCCAAAGGTAGCTCATTATGCTTGCGCAGGAAGTAGGGGGTTTCCGAAACGCGCAACATTGCCCCTTTCCCCGCTTGTGACGCAGCAATTCCCTGTGAACGAGTATACTCCGACCTGTCGGCGGCATTGTCGAGCAGATAGCGGCGCAGCAGCGCAAACGATACCTCATCCAATTCGGCGTTATCGCCGAAATGGTCAGCCAGACCATCCATCACCAACCCCCAGGAGGCGGCGTTAAGCAAACCCGCCTGGTAGGCAAAGTGGCAGGAGCCACACTCCTCCAGGTAGAGAGACTTATCCACCGGCGCCACGTCCAGGAGGAGAGTGCCCAACCAATCGTTATTGCCGCTATCGGGCACACAACCACTGATTCCGAGAGTACAGAGAAGCAGCCAATTGATAGGTAATAACAGCCTCTCCCCCGCCGTTTTCATCAGATCTTCCCCCGCTTCATGCCGTTGATCATCGAGCGCACCAGATTCTCCTGATGCTGAAAACTGGAGAGCGCTACGCCCACCAGGTGAAAAAAGACCAGCAGCAGGGTGATGTTGACAAAAAACTCATGAACCTCTCCGAGCAACTCCCCCCAGAAGTGGGGAAGATCGAGAAAGAGCGGGGCCAGTGGACCGGAGAACTCCTCGGCACCGTAGGCCGCCAGCCCGGTCAGGATGGAGAGGGAGAGCGCCAGCATCAGCGCCACTATCATGACACCACCCGCCGGGTTGTGACCGATGTAGCGCTTGGCCCGGAATGCAGCCACATCCTTCATATAAGCGACAACCGTGGCCGGTCGTTTGACAAAATCGATGAAGCGGGCATGGCGGGTGCCCACAAGACCCCACAACAAGCGGAACAGGAGTAGTCCCATGATGGTGTATCCGGCCCACACATGGAGGGTGAGAAAGTGATCTTCGGTCAACCAGGCGATGGCGTAGGCGCTCACCAGTGACCAGTGAAAAATACGTACCAATGGATCCCAAACCCGTAACCATCCGGACGACTGCATATCTATACCCCTGTGGTTGTAACTTGGGGAGAGAATAGAGGGTGAGTCTTAAACCAAGCTGAAAGAGAGGTAACTTTTTACGTTATTGTTCGTAGTTATACACAACTCAAGTTTCGGAGTTCATTTGCCCCCTCTCCCTCAGGAGGGTGTCGCAAAAGTCCCCTCTCCCCACCGGGGAGATGCCTACATGGACGTAGGTAGTAGAGCAACGCAGGAGCAGCTTGCCGAGGGTTAGGGTGAGGGGGATCAATAGGTAACTTATTGATTTAATACACCCTCATCCTAACCTTCTCCCTCGTAGGGAGAAGGGACTGGTGATTTTACGACACCCTCCTCAGGGAGAGGGTTGGGATGAGGGGAGTTGAAAAGCTAACGCTTTGATTCTTCTAATTTCCCTCATCCTGGCCTTCTCCCTGAGGGAGAAGGGACGGTCTATCCAAGCCTTTTACGTCATTTGAGCTCCGAAACTTAAGTACACAATAATCCTGAAAACTATTTCGGTGGAAATAAAGCTGCATTTGATTAGGAGCGAACCTGTTCCGGATCAGCCCCGAGGCACGTTCTTCGCGAACAAGTTCGCTCCTACAAACGACTTCAGGATTATTGCTTCACAAGCCTTTATGCTGCATAAGCGATTTTCAAGGACCGGGGAACATCCAGAAAAAGCCGATGCAGTGAGATGATTGTGCTGAAAGAGTCGAATCTTGGTTAGAATGGAGCTTTGCACCAACACACTGGAGCCTGTCCGAGAATAGGCACCGTAGCGAGGGGAGTCCATTTTGAGTCATTTTTTCCGGTCATTTGAAGCGAATAGTTACTCTTATTCAACGAAAATGAGCGGAAAAAAGGGCCAAAATGGGATTTCCGCAGTAGTTGTCCTATTCACGGACAGGCTCCTGGGGTAGATGGCTGAATTTTTTCAACAACTGATGACGTGGATCAGCCTGCACCCGACGTGGTCGGGGGTAGTGATCTTTCTGGTGGCGATGGCGGAATCCCTCGCTGTCGTCGGCCTGCTGGTGCCGGGGGTGGTGATTATGTTCGGTATCGGCGCTCTCATCTCCGTCGGTGCCATCGCCTTCTGGAGCGCCCTGGGCTGGGCGGTGGCCGGTGCGGTGGCCGGCGACGGCCTCAGTTTTTGGCTCGGTCATCACTACCGTCAGCAGTTAACGAATATCTGGCCCTTCAGCCGTCACCCCAAGAGCCTGGAACAGGGTATCGCCTTTTTCAATCGCTACGGTGGCAAGAGCGTCGCCATTGGCCGCTTCTTCGGCCCGGTGCGAGCCATCATCCCACTGGTAGCGGGAATGATGGGCATGTCGCCCGGCCGCTTCGTCGCCGCCAATGTCATCTCCGCCCTGGTGTGGGCACCGGCTTATCTGCTACCCGGCATAGTCTTTGGTGCCTCTCTGGAGTTGGCTTCAGAAGTTGCACTGCGACTGGTGGTTCTAATCCTGCTGCTGGCACTGATCGTCTGGCTGGGATTGTTGTTGAGTAAATGGACCTTCCGGCTGCTACAGCCCCACACCTCCGCTTGGGTGGCGGCCACCCTGCGCTGGAGCCGCCTGCACCCAAAGAGTGGGGAGATTGCCGCTGCACTGGCCGACCCAGACCATCCCGAGGCGCGGGGACTGTCGATCTTCGCCTTCCTGCTGCTGGCCACAACAGCGATCTTCACCCTATTGCTAACCACCGTGGTCGAGGGGAGTCACATAGAGAGTATCAACCAGGGTGTACTGCAAGCACTGCAGAGCATCCGCACCCCCTGGTCCGATCACCTGATGATCTATCTCACCCGGCTGGCTGATGACGGCGTCGTCCTCTCTCTGATTATCGGTGTGCTGATTTTTCTCATCTGGCGTGGCCACCGCCGCACAATCCTCTACTGGCTGGCCGCCGCCCTCTTCTGCCTGATCGCCGGGCCGCTGCTGAAGATGGGGCTGCAGATCCCCCGCCCTGATGTGGTGACTCTGGCACCGGACTCCTACGCCTTTCCCAGTGGCCACACCCTGAGGGCGGCGGTGCTCTACGGTTTCCTCTCCGTTATTGTCGCCCGTCCACTCTCCCTGCGTTGGCGCTGGCTCCCCTATGGATTGGCCGCGTTGGTGACCGTCGCAGTCGGCCTGTCACGCCTCTACCTGGGCGTACACTGGCTCAGTGACGTTCTCGGCAGCATCGCCCTGGGAGTCGCCTGGGTGGCAGTGCTCGCCATGGCCTACCATCGCCACACCCATATCGAGAGTCATTGGGGTAGCCTGACAGCTACCGCTGTCACCCTCACACTGGTCGCTTTCCTACTCAAGAGCGGGCTGCACCATGAGCGGGATTTCAGCCGCTACCAACCACTGCAGGAGAGTCGGGAAATAAGCGCTAAACAGTGGTGGCAAGGTGACACGGTTATACTGCCTGGAGAGCGTAGTGATATCAGAGGCCACCATGACGACCCACTCAATTTACAGTACTCCGGAGAGTTGAGTTGGCTGAATAGCCGGCTGGCGGAGAGTGGATGGCAGCCGGCGAAAGTGCTCTCCTGGGGCAACAGCCTGCACCTGCTCTCCCCTACCCTGCCTCTGCATCAACTACCGGTGCTGCCACAGGTTCACGATGGTAGGCATGAAGCGCTGCTATTGGAGAAAAGACTAGCGGATGACCGGCGGCTGGTTTTGAGACTTTGGCAGACAGGAGTTCGACTGGTACCCGGCGGTGCAACCGTGTGGATCGGCAATGTCTCGGAGCAGCAGCAGGTGCGAATCGTCAACTTAGTCACCCTGGCGGCAACCGGCCGGAATTTCTCAGTACCATTCAAGATTATTTCAGATGATCTTGAAGCGTTGCCGGCGGGTACGACAAAGCAGGTAGACGGCAGGGTGTTAGTTAGACCGCAGCCCTATTAATCAGAAAATCCGCTAGGAGCGAACTTATTCGCGAACGAGTTCGCTCCTACAATCAAGCCACCACTTACTGTCCACATATTTCTGTAGGAGCGGTCTCTCGGACCGCGATGAACGCCGCACAATCCCAACCAAACTCCATCGCGCTTCGAGAAAGCGCTCCTACACCAGACCACCGACTTAATTCAATCCATCCCCACCCCAACGCTGAGCCAAGTCACTCTCGATACCGAGATGATCAAGCACCCGCGCAACCATAAAATCGACCAGATCTTCCACCGTTTGCGGGCGGTTGTAGAAACCGGGACTGGCCGGCATCACCACCACACCTAGGCGTACAAGCTTCAGCATATTCTCCAGGTGGATAGCTGAGAAGGGGGTCTCGCGCACCATCAGAATTAGTTTGCGCTGCTCTTTCAGCATCACATCGGCGGCCCGTTCAATCAGATTGTTGCTCGCACCTGTGGCAATGGCGGAGAGAGTACCGGTGGTACAGGGGCAGACCACCATCGCCTCCGGGGCGTTGGAGCCGCTGGCTACGGGTGCAGTCCACTGCTCACGACCAAAGACGCGTAGCTGACCGGGTTGTGCACCATAGCGCTCTGAGAGCAGCACCTCCATCTCACGGGGCTGGGACGGCAGGGTGAGACCGGTCTCCATCGGAATCACCACCTGGGCCGCCTTGGAGACCATCAGGTAGACCTGACGTTCGGCACGAATCAGGCAGTCGAGCAGACGCAGGCCGTAGGCGCTGCCTGAAGCGCCTGTTATGGCCAGTGATATAGGAGAGCCGGTATCTGTCATTGTCTATTTTGCCTGTTCCGTCTTGGTTTAAGAGCGCTGAGCAACGCTCTGCTGCCACAATGTTCACAATATAGTCATATCGGGCAGGTAAGTGTAGTGAGTCTATTTCACCAAAAGCCTAATAATTGACCATACTAAGCAGAGGGACACCTATAAAAGGGTTGGAGGTAAGCGCAATGAGACCACTGTTAGCTCTCTGGTTATTAGCTATCTTGCTGCTCACCGGCTGTATGTCACTGCAGGAGATACGTGACCGGCGCATCACCAATGAGCAGGAGGTATTCAACAGTTTTCCCGCCGATGTGCAGGCCAACATTAGACAGGGGCAGATCGATATCGGCTACAACCAGAGTATGGTGCAGCTTGCCTGGGGGGCACCGAGTCAGGTTATGACCCGCAGGGTCAAGGGGAAGGTCACCAAGATATGGATCTATACAAAAACTCTCTCCCACCCCAATTTTGAGAGGTTGAGTGTACCGGTAAGCTATGTCGACGGTGAGGGCAAGGTACAAATAGTGTACCGCAGGGTCTGGTCCGACAGGACCACCTATGAAGAGGTCAATATGGCGCGTGTTGAGTTCACCCATGGGCGGGTCAGCGCCATCGAGCAGATCACTCCATAGGGCGTATCAGGAGTTGTCTATCCAGACAGATGTGTCGCCAACGCATCCAGCATCCGCTGGTGGATATTCTCAAAACCACCGTTACTCATCACCAGCAGGTGGTCGCCCGGGGCCGCTTCGTGGCGGATGAGATCGACAATTGCTTCCACCTCGCCAAACACCTCACCACGCTCCCCCAAGGGGGCGAAAACGCTCTGTGCATCCCAGCCCAGTGAGGGGGGGGAGTAGACCAACACCCGGTCCGCACCCTCCAGGGCATCGGGCAGCTGAGCCGCATGGACGCCCATCCGCATGGTGTTGGAGCGGGGCTCCAGTACGGCGAAGATACGCTGCTCCCCCACCTGAGCCCGCAGACCATCGAGGGTGGTGCGAATCGCCGTCGGGTGGTGGGCAAAATCGTCATAGACCCGAATTCCCCGCACCTCACCGCGCAGTTCCATACGCCGTTTTACATTCTGAAACCGGTGCAGCGCCTCAACCGCTATCCCAGCGGGGACACCGGCATGGCGGGCAGCGGCAATGGCCGCCAGGGCATTATTGATACTGTGTTCACCGGTCAGCTCCCAATCCACCTCGTCCAGCGGCTCTCCATCACAAAGAGGTTGGAAACGGCTGCCATCCGACCTCAGCCGACGCGCCTTCCAGAGGCCGTCACCATCGGCACCAAAACGCTCAACCTGACTCCAGCACCCCATAGCCAACACTTCATCCATCGCCGGATCGGTGGTGGGAGTGATGATCAGTCCGGAGGCTGGCACCGTCCGCACCAGATGGTGAAACTGCCGCTGGATCATCGCCAGATCATCAAAGATATCGGCATGATCAAATTCCAGGTTATTCAGGATCAGGGTACGGGGGCGATAGTGGACAAACTTGGAGCGTTTATCGAAGAAGGCGGTATCGTACTCATCCGCCTCGACCACGAAGAAGGGGGCATCGCCAAGCCGAGCGGAGATACCGAAATTGCGCGGCACACCGCCGATGAGAAAGCCCGGATTGAGACCGGCATCTTCCAGAATCCAGGCAAGAAGTCCGGCGGTGCTGGTCTTGCCATGGGTACCGGCCACCGCCAGCACCCAGCGCCCCTGCAACACATGCTCCGCCAACCATTGAGGGCCGGAGGTGTAGGCAAGACCGGCATCCAGCATATACTCCACCGCCGGGTTGCCCCGTGACATGGCGTTGCCCACCACCACACAATCCGGTGCCGGTTTCAGGTGGGCGGGGTCGTACCCCTCCATCAACTCAATACCGGCGGCCTCAAGCTGGGTGCTCATGGGTGGATAGACGTTGGCATCGGAACCGCTCACCTCATGGCCCATTGCCCGGGCAAGCAGGGCGATACCTCCCATAAAAGTGCCACAGATGCCGAGTATATGGATATGCATCATTGAACGCCTGCCAGAAACAGGCTGTCGACGACCGCATTGACCAACAGAAAATAGCTGATCGCTATCAGCAGGCCGTGCCTCAAACTAATCTCAAAGGTATGACGGGCGATATGGGCCACAATCAGCACCCCCCACAGCATCAGTATCAGATAGAGCAGTGCCCCCAGGCCGCCCATTTCCGAGGTGGCGGGATCTCCACCAATCAGTAGCTGCAACGGCATGGCGAGTAGATTGATGATTGTGCCACTGGCAAACAGAGCAGTCGCCGTCTGAACCAGCCGCCCCGATTTACCCAAAAAGCGGAGAACAGAGGAGAGCAGTATGTAGACCATCACCAAGTCTAAAAGCTGCGCCAGAAATGCCGGAACCAAGCCACCAAAGGTGTCGTGGATTACCAGAGTACCCGTAGCCAATCCCAGGAGGGCGGTAACTGCCAACAAAAAAGTGGAGGCGGGAACATCCTGGGGCGCCGCCCGCAGCAGACAGATATTGACAAAGAGGTTGATCAGTTTATTCACGGCTTGTTTCTATTCGTGGAGGATGGATGATCATAACCCGTGTGCACGGACAGAAAAACCACCGAGAGCAATCTAATGGTATCCTGATCCCCCACTTTTACTACACCGGACATCTGCATGCAGGAATTTCACATCGACACCGCCGAAGGGCTCAACCAACTCTGCGACAGACTGCGCAACAGCCCCTGGCTAACCCTGGACACGGAGTTCGTCCGTGAAAAGACCTACTATCCCCAGTTCTGCCTGCTGCAGATCAGCAACGGTGAAGTAGCTGCCAGTGTCGACCCTCTGGCACTGGATGACCTCGCCCCTCTGCTGGAGCTCCTTTACGACCCCAGCATCACTAAAGTGTTTCACGCCGGTCGGCAAGACCTGGAGATCTTTCACAACCTCTGGGGCAAGCTGCCGACCCCGCTGTTTGATACCCAGTTGGCCGCCACCCTGTTGGGCTTGGGTGACCAGGTAGGCTACGGCAACCTGGTTAAAGAGGTGCTGGGGATTGAGTTGGAGAAGGGGCAGGCCCGTACCGACTGGTCGCTCCGACCACTGCAGTCGGCACAGCTGCGCTATGCTCTCGACGATGTCATCTACCTCTGTGATCTCTATCTGCAGATGAAAGAGAGGCTGGAACAGCAGGGGCGTGACAGCTGGCTGCAGGAGGACTTTGACTACCTGGCCAACCCAACAACTTACGTTATCCAATTCAAAGACGCCTGGCAGAAGGTGAAGGGGCGGCAGAATCTCAAAGGTGTGCAGCTGGCGATCCTGCAGTCCATCGCCGGCTGGCGGGAGAGCGAGGCCCAGCGCGCCGACAAGCCAAAGCGCTGGATACTTAAGGATGAGGTGCTGGCAGACCTGGCACGCCGCCAACCCAAGGATGAGACTCAGATGGGGCGTATCCGTGGCCTCGAGCAGGGCACCCTCAAACGACGTGGCGACACCCTGCTGAAACTGATCGGTGAGGGGAAAAAAACACCAAAAGAGCAGTGGCCCCAGGAGAAGGCGCGCCCCCCACGTCTTACTCCAAATCAGGATGCAATGACCGACCTGCTGACCTGCTGCCTACGCCTGCTGGCCGACCAGAACGGCATCACCCACACCGCTCTTGGTAACCGTAAAGAGCTGGAGCGGCTGGTAAACGGTGACAAAGAGGCGGAAATTCTCCATGGCTGGCGTGGTTCGATGGTGGGTGACAAGCTGTTACAGGTGCTCGAAGGAAAATTGCTGCCGGCAATTAAGGACGGTGTACTGTCGTTGCAGGCCACTGAGTAAAGAGATTCGGAGTGCTGAAATCACGGCGACTCAGTGGCTGTCGGCTTACCCTCTGCACAATGGCACTACTTAGTACCGGCTGCTCACAACCACCACCCGATGATAGCCAAAGTGAAGTAGCGCAGCGGAAGGATATAGAGCAAGAAGTACTGAGTCAGACAAGAGAGTTGATCAAGTATATCGATGCCGAGGAGCTGCTCTACCAAGAACAGCTACGCGCCCAACGTCGCGGCAACTCTACTAAATAACTCAAGCTTCGGAGTTCAAATGACGTAAAAGGCTTGG from Candidatus Sedimenticola sp. (ex Thyasira tokunagai) carries:
- a CDS encoding sensor histidine kinase; translation: MNSLGKQLQVGLALGLLLLLVLLWWGGSLALRNLTEGFVASRLQHDAETLLATLDLTAAGAPALSNSGGLGKIYRQPLSGHYYQVVFVDGTLLTSRSLWDQRLEFPLFTPGTSDHWRMVGPDRQDLLLHVAGYRKQGKLFTLALAEDMTPLNQGLVRFQWVFASLSLLAAVLIILIQSQIVRGSMRRLDPVREGIRRLVKGEITALTEDIPSEVKPLVQEFNRLLQIQQGRLEQSRNGLGNLAHALKGPLNLLIRQLEREELVGYPEVRQGMELQVERIRKLMERELTRARLAGTGIAAERFQANQEIPALVGALHQLYAERRLEIEYQLPDEKRLPQDREDMLELLGNLLDNACKWAQKRVRLRLETGDNMTRLLVEDDGQGVSDDELERLSERGVRIDESVAGHGLGLAIARDVVNRYGGTLRFGRSADLEGLQVTVELPR
- a CDS encoding response regulator transcription factor, giving the protein MRLLLVEDDAEQAAALEQALRRAGFAVDLADNGIDAEYLGEVTPYDAVVLDLGLPQRPGLEVLQNWRNKGLVMPVLVLTARDAWHQRVDGFKAGADDYLGKPFHVEELLVRLQALIRRSTGRAAAELESGGLRLNEELQQVILVDDQAVDLTATEFRLLRYFMLHPGRILSKSRLTEHVYDQDFDRDSNLIEVYVRRLRERIGKERIETRRGQGYLFVGVAK
- a CDS encoding PepSY domain-containing protein; this encodes MKRVLAILLLFLAAGGLFADEDHRIARELLMSGKVLSLEHILEQLKPQFPGARILEVELEQEDENIVYEIELLDSGGRVWELELDATDGRLLKRKQEE
- a CDS encoding cytochrome C produces the protein MKTAGERLLLPINWLLLCTLGISGCVPDSGNNDWLGTLLLDVAPVDKSLYLEECGSCHFAYQAGLLNAASWGLVMDGLADHFGDNAELDEVSFALLRRYLLDNAADRSEYTRSQGIAASQAGKGAMLRVSETPYFLRKHNELPLDRVTGNSEVGSFSRCEQCHKAPETGSFNGHDVRIPGFAKEGD
- a CDS encoding cytochrome b/b6 domain-containing protein, which translates into the protein MQSSGWLRVWDPLVRIFHWSLVSAYAIAWLTEDHFLTLHVWAGYTIMGLLLFRLLWGLVGTRHARFIDFVKRPATVVAYMKDVAAFRAKRYIGHNPAGGVMIVALMLALSLSILTGLAAYGAEEFSGPLAPLFLDLPHFWGELLGEVHEFFVNITLLLVFFHLVGVALSSFQHQENLVRSMINGMKRGKI
- a CDS encoding LssY C-terminal domain-containing protein, coding for MAEFFQQLMTWISLHPTWSGVVIFLVAMAESLAVVGLLVPGVVIMFGIGALISVGAIAFWSALGWAVAGAVAGDGLSFWLGHHYRQQLTNIWPFSRHPKSLEQGIAFFNRYGGKSVAIGRFFGPVRAIIPLVAGMMGMSPGRFVAANVISALVWAPAYLLPGIVFGASLELASEVALRLVVLILLLALIVWLGLLLSKWTFRLLQPHTSAWVAATLRWSRLHPKSGEIAAALADPDHPEARGLSIFAFLLLATTAIFTLLLTTVVEGSHIESINQGVLQALQSIRTPWSDHLMIYLTRLADDGVVLSLIIGVLIFLIWRGHRRTILYWLAAALFCLIAGPLLKMGLQIPRPDVVTLAPDSYAFPSGHTLRAAVLYGFLSVIVARPLSLRWRWLPYGLAALVTVAVGLSRLYLGVHWLSDVLGSIALGVAWVAVLAMAYHRHTHIESHWGSLTATAVTLTLVAFLLKSGLHHERDFSRYQPLQESREISAKQWWQGDTVILPGERSDIRGHHDDPLNLQYSGELSWLNSRLAESGWQPAKVLSWGNSLHLLSPTLPLHQLPVLPQVHDGRHEALLLEKRLADDRRLVLRLWQTGVRLVPGGATVWIGNVSEQQQVRIVNLVTLAATGRNFSVPFKIISDDLEALPAGTTKQVDGRVLVRPQPY
- a CDS encoding flavin prenyltransferase UbiX — its product is MTDTGSPISLAITGASGSAYGLRLLDCLIRAERQVYLMVSKAAQVVIPMETGLTLPSQPREMEVLLSERYGAQPGQLRVFGREQWTAPVASGSNAPEAMVVCPCTTGTLSAIATGASNNLIERAADVMLKEQRKLILMVRETPFSAIHLENMLKLVRLGVVVMPASPGFYNRPQTVEDLVDFMVARVLDHLGIESDLAQRWGGDGLN
- the mpl gene encoding UDP-N-acetylmuramate:L-alanyl-gamma-D-glutamyl-meso-diaminopimelate ligase, with translation MHIHILGICGTFMGGIALLARAMGHEVSGSDANVYPPMSTQLEAAGIELMEGYDPAHLKPAPDCVVVGNAMSRGNPAVEYMLDAGLAYTSGPQWLAEHVLQGRWVLAVAGTHGKTSTAGLLAWILEDAGLNPGFLIGGVPRNFGISARLGDAPFFVVEADEYDTAFFDKRSKFVHYRPRTLILNNLEFDHADIFDDLAMIQRQFHHLVRTVPASGLIITPTTDPAMDEVLAMGCWSQVERFGADGDGLWKARRLRSDGSRFQPLCDGEPLDEVDWELTGEHSINNALAAIAAARHAGVPAGIAVEALHRFQNVKRRMELRGEVRGIRVYDDFAHHPTAIRTTLDGLRAQVGEQRIFAVLEPRSNTMRMGVHAAQLPDALEGADRVLVYSPPSLGWDAQSVFAPLGERGEVFGEVEAIVDLIRHEAAPGDHLLVMSNGGFENIHQRMLDALATHLSG
- the rnd gene encoding ribonuclease D, yielding MQEFHIDTAEGLNQLCDRLRNSPWLTLDTEFVREKTYYPQFCLLQISNGEVAASVDPLALDDLAPLLELLYDPSITKVFHAGRQDLEIFHNLWGKLPTPLFDTQLAATLLGLGDQVGYGNLVKEVLGIELEKGQARTDWSLRPLQSAQLRYALDDVIYLCDLYLQMKERLEQQGRDSWLQEDFDYLANPTTYVIQFKDAWQKVKGRQNLKGVQLAILQSIAGWRESEAQRADKPKRWILKDEVLADLARRQPKDETQMGRIRGLEQGTLKRRGDTLLKLIGEGKKTPKEQWPQEKARPPRLTPNQDAMTDLLTCCLRLLADQNGITHTALGNRKELERLVNGDKEAEILHGWRGSMVGDKLLQVLEGKLLPAIKDGVLSLQATE